GACCGGGTTCGTGTTCATCGGTTCGTCCATTTCGTTATGACCGAAACGGCGGTACCCGATCAAATCGATCATGACATCCTTCTTGAATGTCGCTCGGTACTCACTCGCGAGTAACGCAACAGCAAGACAGCTTTCCGGCTCATCAGCGTTGACATGGAAGACTGGAATCTCGTAACCCTTAGCTAGGTCACTTGAGTAGCGCGTTGAACGTGAATCCGTCGGTTCCGTCGTAAAGCCGATCGTATTGTTCGCGATGATATGAATCGTTCCACCCGTGTTGTATCCTTTGAGGTTCGCTAAGTTCAGTGTCTCAGCAACGATTCCTTGTCCTGGGAACGCAGCGTCGCCGTGGATCAGGATCGCAGCAGCTGCTGCCTGTTCTTGACGTGGTGCGCCTTTTTGCGTCCGGTCATCTTGCGCCGCACGTGTGAAGCCCTCAACAACCGGGTCGACGAACTCAAGGTGCGATGGATTGTTCGCAAGCGTCATTCGGACGTTGCGTGTCTCCTGCTCAAGTTTCCGGTTTAATCCGAGGTGATACTTGACGTCTCCCGTCCAACCGTACGTGATGCCGATCGAGCCCTCAGACGGTACAAGGTCGTGGTTCGGTGCATGTTGGAACTCAGCAAAGATCATTTCATATGGTTTCCCAAGTACGTGCGCTAACACGTTCAACCGTCCACGGTGCGCCATTCCGATGTTGATCGTCTCCGACCCGTTTGAAATGAGGTGTCCGACGATCGTATCAAGCAATGGCACCATCGCGTCAAGCCCTTCGATGGAGAAGCGTTTTTGACCGACATATGTTTTATGCAGGTATTTTTCGAATAGATCCGTTTCAGCTAAGCGCTTAAACAATTGTTTCTTTTGTTCAGCATCAAGCGTCGCTGTGAGAGCACCTTGTTCGATTTTCTGACGAAGCCATTTCTTTTCATCAAGATCGTCGACATGCTGGAACTCAACAGCTGCTGCACCTGTATACTGCGCCTTTAAATGCTCGATTCCTTCGAACGCATCCTGGACACTAGGTGGTGGTTCCGGACAAACGAGTGAGACTGGCATTTTCCGAAGATCTGCCTCCGTCAATCCGTACTGACTTAATTCGAATAACCCTGTTTCTCGCGGATGGTCCTTCAGCGGATAGATGTCCGCCGCAAGATGTCCTTTTGCACGAATTTGTTCCGCTAAACGATTCGCCGCAAGATATTTTTCAAAATCTCCCGTCTCAACTTGCATTGATGTGACTGGTTCCGTCACTGGTGCACCGTGCTCTTCAAAATAAGCACGTGTCTCCTCATCAACGGATGTTTTGTCTTCTAAAAAACGCTCGTACAATTCAATGATGTAGCCAAGGTTTGGTCCATAGAATGCTTGTTGATCTTGCTCGTGGCCTGCCATGTACGGTTCCCCCCGTTTCTATATTTCTCCCCACACATCCACTGAATACTAGATGTGTTTCCAGCCCTCTACCTGTTAGCGCTTTCAAAAGGACTTGCATAGATAAAGCGCTGAACGTCATGAGAAGGAATGATCGCGTCATTCTTCCATGAAAGTGCCTTCGTTACTATATTACTACTCTTTTCCTACGTGTGCATTTCGAATTCCCAAATTCTTGTGCTTAAATGTATAAGTTTTTCTTATGACCACTTGCCCAGTTATTTATGATTACCCAAAAAACCGGCGTATCCGTTTTTAAGATACGCCGGTTGAATTATAAGACTTTACTGAGGAACGATTGCGTACGCTCATGTTGAGGAGCGTCAAATAATGCTTGTGGCACATTTTCTTCGACGATATATCCACCGTCCATGAATAAGACACGATCGCCAACTTCACGAGCAAACCCCATCTCGTGAGTCACGACGACCATCGTCATCCCTTCAAGAGCGAGTTGTTTCATGACAGCAAGAACGTCGCCTACCATTTCTGGATCGAGCGCTGAGGTAGGTTCGTCAAACAACATGATTTTGGGATTCATCGCGAGCGCTCGAGCAATCGCGACCCGTTGTTTTTGACCCCCAGACAGTTCTCCTGGATAATTATCCGCTTTTTCGCGTAATCCGACTTTGTCAAGGAGTTCAAGTGCTCGTTGTTTCGCCTGTTCTTTATCCGATTTTCGCACTTTGATCGGTGCAAGTGTGACGTTTTCTAGGACGGTCTTATGCGGGAAAAGATTAAAGTGCTGAAAAACCATCCCGACCTCTTCACGGACCTTATTGATATCGACTTTAGGACTCGTAATATCATGATCATCGACGACGACCGTGCCACCCGTAATCTCCTCTAAACGATTCAGACAACGCAGGAACGTACTTTTCCCAGAACCAGAAGGACCAATGACACAGACGACTTCTTTTTCGGCAATCGAAACGTTAATGTCTTTTAGGACCTCGTTCGAACCAAATGATTTTTTTAAATTCTTCACTTCAATAATACTCATCGTAATGTAAACCTCCGTTCCAAGAACTTCGCCACTAAGGACAACAGATAAATGATGACGAAGTACATCAATCCGACAACGGACCAGACGATGAATGGTTCAAACGTCGTTGACTGCTGGACTTGTCCTTGTTGTGTCAAGTCAGCAATACCGATGATCGACAGCAACGACGTATCTTTTAAGCTAATGATCGATTGGTTCGTAATCGTTGGTAACATCCGTCGGAATGCTTGCGGCAGGATAATTTGTACCATTGTTTGACGTCCTGTCATCCCGAGTGAACGGGCCGCTTCTGTTTGTCCTTTGTCAATCGACTGGATACCCGCTCGAATGATTTCCGCAAAATAAGCACCGGCATTGATCGCGACCGTCAGTATCCCTGCATACATCCGATCCATTGATAACCATTCGAGCGAGTTGAGTCCAAAATAGATGAAGAATAACTGGACGATGAACGGTGTTCCGCGAATGACATCAATATAGACAATCGCGATTCCGTTTAAAATCTTTGATGGAGATAATCGCATCAAAGCGACGACTAATCCGATCAAAAAGCCGACGATGACGGCGATGATGAAAATATACAACGTGACTTGAAGCCCTTCCAAGAAAAATGGAAATGCGGTTTTGACCACTTCCATTGGTATCCCACTCCCTTATCGCCTTGC
This window of the Exiguobacterium acetylicum genome carries:
- a CDS encoding amino acid ABC transporter permease yields the protein MEVVKTAFPFFLEGLQVTLYIFIIAVIVGFLIGLVVALMRLSPSKILNGIAIVYIDVIRGTPFIVQLFFIYFGLNSLEWLSMDRMYAGILTVAINAGAYFAEIIRAGIQSIDKGQTEAARSLGMTGRQTMVQIILPQAFRRMLPTITNQSIISLKDTSLLSIIGIADLTQQGQVQQSTTFEPFIVWSVVGLMYFVIIYLLSLVAKFLERRFTLR
- a CDS encoding amino acid ABC transporter ATP-binding protein, which encodes MSIIEVKNLKKSFGSNEVLKDINVSIAEKEVVCVIGPSGSGKSTFLRCLNRLEEITGGTVVVDDHDITSPKVDINKVREEVGMVFQHFNLFPHKTVLENVTLAPIKVRKSDKEQAKQRALELLDKVGLREKADNYPGELSGGQKQRVAIARALAMNPKIMLFDEPTSALDPEMVGDVLAVMKQLALEGMTMVVVTHEMGFAREVGDRVLFMDGGYIVEENVPQALFDAPQHERTQSFLSKVL